The genomic DNA GAAGCCGGCGTCGCGGTATGTGGTCACGCTGACGACGGAGCCATGCTTGCGCTTCGAGAGCTTCGCGCCATCGGGCGCGACCAAGAGCGGCAGGTGCGCGAATTGCGCAGGTTCCGAGCCAAGCGCCCGAAAGATCAGGATGTGCTTGAAGGTGTTGGGCAGGTGGTCTTGTCCGCGGATGATGTGCGAGATGTGCATGTCCGCGTCGTCGGCGCACGATGCCATGTGGTACGTGGGCATGCCGCCCCACCCCACCAGGCCAGAAGCGGGCCGGTTGGGGGCCCCGGCGTCGGAGCGCAGCAGCGCGAAGTCTTCGATATCGGCTGTGGACTTGGCCTGTTCGCCATAGACGGCGTCGGTGAACCGAATCGTCTCCTCTCCGTCTCGCGGAACCCGAAAGCGCAGCGCGAACGGCTCGCCCGCACCGGCGCGACGGTCGCTTTCCTCGCGCGAAAGTCCGCGCATCTCGGCGTTGAACAGCCACGGTCCGGCCGAGCGGTCGCGCTCGCCTTCACCGGCGCTCGCCGGGGTGAAGTCGCGATACGCCATGCCTTTCTCGAATATCTTCTGCGCCATCTCGCGATGCAGCGCCAGCCGGTCGGACTGGCGATACTCCTCCTGCCAATCGAGTCCGAGCCACTTCAGCCCCTCGAAGATGGATTCCACGCTGGCGTCGGTGTTGCGTTCGACGTCGGTATCGTCGAGCCGCAGGATCATGATGCCACCGGCGTGGCGCGCGAAGAGCCAGTTGAAGATGAACGTCCGCGCGCTCCCCACGTGCAGGAAGCCGGTGGGCGAGGGCGCAAAACGGACGCGGATTTTGCCAGATGCACTCATGCAGGGAACGGGCCTGGGGTGGGCACGACTGCGGGCGAACCGTTGCCGGAGATTCACGCGCGAGAATACGCGCAAAACATAGCGCAAAACACGCGCAAAACTTTGCGCGAAAACCCCGACGTTCTCGATGTTACGGGCCGGTGAAAGCAAGCGTCAAGGCGGCGCCGGAAGGCTGCTTCCCAGCATTTCGCCTGATTGACGAAACACCCTTATTTGCCTATAGTTTGCACCTCCCCAGGGCACGATCGTCGGTCGGCAGCCGCGTCTCTCCCACGCGAGCCGCCACCATAGGACCCTTCATTACATGGGTAGTGACCTCATCGGAACTGTTGTGCTTCCCGGCGCCATCGCGCTGCTGCTCCTGGGAGTGTTTAGCTACCTCCATCGCCAGGCCCCGGAGGCATACTTCCGCGCCTGGCAGATCGCTTTGGGCGCGTATGCGCTGCGCTTCGGCTTGGTCGCCTTCCGCTTCGAAGTGCATGACGCCTGGTGGCTGGGGTGGCTGAGCTGGCTCCTGTTCGTGTTCACGGCGCTCTGCATCCTCATCTCTACCGACCTGGTGGATGAAGGTTTCCACCCGCGCGGCCGCTATCTGCTGGTCGGCGCGGCGCTGGTCGCGTGGTCGTTCTACGACGCCAAATGGGGACGCACCCCATTGCTCGCCAACCCGGCCTTTCCCCACGTCCACGTCGCCATCGGCGTCTCGGCCCTGCTGATCTACAGCGGCATCCGTTTCTGGATCGCGGGTGGCAGGAAAGAAATGTTCAGCTACCGCATCCTGGCGTTCGCGCTCTGGTTCTGGGCCACGCTGGTCTCGCTCATCCAGTTCCACGAGTTCTTCGAAGCGCATCCGGCGCTCACCGCAGCCGGACATGTGCTGGGCCCGGTGCCGCTGATGCTGCTCGGCATCGCCATGGTGATGGTGCTGTTCGAGAACGAGCGTAGCAACGTGCAGGAGAACCTGCTCGCGTTCTCGCGGCTCGACGCTGCCATGGAAGAGCCGATCGAGGCCGAGGACGCTGCCCCGCATCTGCAAAAGCTGCTCGACCGCCTGATCGCGCTACTCGGCCTGGAGCGCGGCATGATCTGCATCCGCCAGGATCTGCGCGACGTTTTCCCCACCGTGGCGCGCGGCGTCTCGCGCAATGTCGCCGAGGTCATCGAGCGCCAGGGCGGCGCGGATTGTTTTGCCGAAGTCGCAGCGGCGGCCGGCGGTGTGGCCCTGGTGCTCGATCTCGATCAGCAACTGGCATCGTTGCCAGACGATCGCCGTGCCAACGCCTTGCCCATCCGCACCGCCTTTGGCGCCGATGGCATCGACGCCTTCACCGTGGCCGGGTTACGCACCAACGACCGCGTGATCGGCGCGCTCATCTTTCCACATGGCCGGCGCGCGTCGCTTTCCGCTTCGCGCCTCAAGCTGCTAAAGGCGCT from Acidobacteriota bacterium includes the following:
- the gltX gene encoding glutamate--tRNA ligase, yielding MSASGKIRVRFAPSPTGFLHVGSARTFIFNWLFARHAGGIMILRLDDTDVERNTDASVESIFEGLKWLGLDWQEEYRQSDRLALHREMAQKIFEKGMAYRDFTPASAGEGERDRSAGPWLFNAEMRGLSREESDRRAGAGEPFALRFRVPRDGEETIRFTDAVYGEQAKSTADIEDFALLRSDAGAPNRPASGLVGWGGMPTYHMASCADDADMHISHIIRGQDHLPNTFKHILIFRALGSEPAQFAHLPLLVAPDGAKLSKRKHGSVVSVTTYRDAGFLPQAFINFLCLLGWSPKDDREFMSLDELTQAFTLENINRANAVVNFKEPAATSPAVHSEDQFDPKAVWLNAKYIQAMPVDELAERLLAIVTSKTTRGAGYDVDLGKMKLITPLIRERIRLLSDVLTVADFFFRKDLAPYDTALLVPQKGDLAMAKKVLEKAREVLAQTEFAHDLLDQALRAAAQELGVKAGQMFTPIRVAVTGRTASPGLFETLTVLGREVTLERIEKALERLPKESPQVK